In Oncorhynchus gorbuscha isolate QuinsamMale2020 ecotype Even-year linkage group LG08, OgorEven_v1.0, whole genome shotgun sequence, one genomic interval encodes:
- the LOC124041801 gene encoding cell division cycle protein 20 homolog: MAQFGFDNDIHSILKLDMPITNAPMARWQRKASSSMSTSCANTSALSPGKSGNRSLSLSKTPSKTPGKNGKTQCTPSKAGGDRFIPTRNNKQMDVASFLLSKENEPMDTNPSAATSENQKAWSVTLNGYDIEEAKILHLGGKPLNAPEGYQNNLKVLYSQIPTPVSTKKNRYIPSVPDRILDAPELRNDFYLNLLDWSSRNLLAVALHSNLYLWDATQGDIVLLMKMERVEDYICSVSWIKEGNFLALGTSDCKVQLWDVENQKRLRSMSGHTARVGSLSWNNHILSSGSRSGHIHHHDVRVADHHIFTLSGHSQEVCGLEWSPDGRYLASGGNDNLVYVWPGVQEGSGQGSNAVHSFNEHQGAVKALAWCPWQPNILASGGGTSDRHIRIWNVTSGSCISALDTQSQVSSLKFAPNYKELVSGHGYAHDNVVIWKYPSLTKVAELNGHEGRVLNITMSPDCSTIATVAGDETVRLWKSFELDPVKKKAKERMVKSTSSSIHQSIR, from the exons ATGGCTCAATTTGGATTCGACAACGACATTCACAGCATTCTGAAGCTGGATATGCCAATCACTAACGCGCCCATGGCGAGGTGGCAGAGAAAAGCCAGTTCGTCGATGTCGACCAGCTGTGCCAACACCAGCGCTCTATCACCTGGCAAATCCGGAAACCGATCTCTTAGTCTGTCCAAGACGCCCAGTAAAACACCAG GTAAAAATGGAAAGACACAGTGCACACCTTCCAAGGCAGGTGGCGACCGTTTCATTCCCACTAGAAACAACAAACAGATGGATGTGGCAAGCTTCCTGCTCTCAAAGGAAAATGAACCCATGGACACAAACCCCTCAGCAGCAACATCC GAGAACCAGAAAGCATGGTCTGTTACTCTCAATGGATATGACATTGAGGAGGCAAAGATCTTGCATCTGggaggaaaacccttgaatgctCCAGAAG GTTACCAGAACAACCTAAAAGTTCTCTACAGTCAGATTCCTACCCCAGTCTCCACCAAAAAGAACCGATACATACCATCAGTGCCTGACAGAATCTTAGATGCTCCTGAACTCCGAAATGATTTCT ATCTGAACCTACTAGACTGGAGCAGTCGGAACCTTCTAGCAGTTGCCCTTCACAGCAATCTTTATCTGTGGGACGCCACCCAGGGTGACATCGTCCTACTGATGAAGATGGAGCGGGTGGAGGACTACATCTGCTCTGTGTCATGGATCAAGGAGGGCAACTTCCTTGCCCTTGGTACCAGTGACTGCAAAGTTCAG TTGTGGGATGTGGAGAACCAGAAGCGTCTACGCAGCATGTCTGGCCACACTGCCAGAGTTGGCAGTCTGAGTTGGAACAATCACATTCTTTCCAG TGGCTCCAGATCTGGTCACATCCACCACCATGATGTAAGGGTAGCAGACCACCACATCTTCACCCTGTCTGGACACTCTCAGGAGGTGTGTGGGCTGGAGTGGTCCCCTGATGGAAGATACTTGGCCAGCGGCGGCAACGACAACCTTGTGTACGTGTGGCCAGGTGTGCAGGAGGGCAGCGGCCAAGGCAGTAATGCTGTCCACAGCTTCAATGAGCACCAAGGTGCAGTCAAG GCTTTGGCCTGGTGCCCATGGCAACCTAACATTCTTGCGTCTGGAGGGGGCACCAGTGACCGTCACATCCGCATCTGGAACGTCACCAGTGGCTCTTGCATCAGTGCCCTGGACACTCAGTCTCAG GTGTCCTCTTTGAAGTTTGCGCCAAACTACAAGGAATTGGTCTCCGGCCACGGATATGCCCACGACAACGTAGTCATCTGGAAGTATCCCTCCTTGACTAAAGTGGCAGAGCTCAATG GTCATGAGGGCAGGGTCTTGAACATTACCATGAGTCCAGACTGCTCGACTATCGCCACTGTAGCCGGTGATGAAACTGTCCGCCTCTGGAAGAGCTTTGAGCTGGATCCAGTCAAGAAGAAGGCCAAAGAGAGGATGGTGAAGTCCACCAGCAGCAGCATCCACCAATCTATCCGATAA
- the LOC124041802 gene encoding tRNA selenocysteine 1-associated protein 1-like: protein MFNRMTSLWMGDLDPYMDENFIKQAFSTMGETAYGVKIITHRVTGGSAGYCFVEMADETSVDRCVHQLNGKLVPGSNPPRKFKLNYATYGKRPEAGPEFSVFVGDLSSDVDDYQLHQFFLKKYPSCKGGKVVSDQYGNSRGYGFIKFEDENEQKKAIDECQNASGLGTKPIRISIAVNKSHKMNSYNNQNHNSYHNNYQQPYYQQPNQNYYPQWGYDQYNSYNYGGYGPYGGYPPPGPHGMMGPPPPIGMPPMPTDMQTSSEQTQESTDEPEEEAAEEPNPHLDVDALNKEYMEGSEELYDSLMNCHWQPLDTITSKIPPFSTS, encoded by the exons ATGTTCAACAGGATGACAAGCCTTTGGATGGGTGAT CTGGACCCATACATGGATGAGAATTTCATCAAACAAGCCTTCAGCACTATGGGCGAGACGGCGTATGGTGTTAAGATCATTACTCACAGAGTAACAGG TGGTTCAGCGGGCTATTGCTTTGTGGAAATGGCAGACGAAACCAGCGTTGATCGATGTGTTCACCAACTGAATGGGAAGCTAGTTCCTGGATCAAATCCG CCCAGAAAGTTTAAGTTAAACTATGCAACTTACGGGAAACGGCCAGAGGCTGG CCCGGAATTTTCCGTTTTTGTGGGAGATCTGTCTTCAGATGTGGACGACTACCAGCTTCATCAGTTCTTCTTGAAGAAGTACCCTTCCTGCAAAGGAGGCAAAGTGGTCTCTGATCAGTATGGTAACTCCAG AGGTTATGGCTTCATCAAGTTTGAAGATGAGAACGAACAGAAGAAAGCCATCGATGAGTGTCAGAATGCTTCAGGCCTGGGGACGAAACCAATCAGGATCAGCATAGCTGTGAACAAGAG CCATAAAATGAACAGCTATAACAACCAGAACCACAACTCCTACCACAACAATTACCAACAGCCATATTATCAACAACCCAACCAGAATTACTACCCTCAGTGGGGCTATGACCAGTACAACAGCTACAACTATGGTGGGTACGGTCCCTACGGGGGGTACCCTCCTCCAGGCCCCCATGGGATGATGGGACCCCCACCTCCCATCGGCATGCCCCCCATGCCCACAGACATGCAGACTTCCTCAGAG CAAACACAGGAGTCCACAGATGAGCCTGAAGAAGAGGCAGCAGAAG AACCCAATCCTCACCTGGATGTGGATGCACTGAACAAAGAATACATGGAGGGGAGTGAGGAGCTCTATGATTCACTAATGAACTGTCACTGGCAGCCACTGGATACCATCACTTCAAAAATCCCTCCTTTTTCCACTTCCTGA
- the LOC124040919 gene encoding fat storage-inducing transmembrane protein 1-like → MFLNTLLVVLTDLAAGLMGSAKFRRHFHLFLSGLIVFGPALSMWVSQHSIFAKRTNFLYRAFLRSGWGWTCIFVGSFVFLLSFSVRRSLVLSLRHLSRLVVAGVLWVGFRKLLDVLENATGSCYEPLSVVDGQPTVDGQPFLLLREGASKQLCVGNGMLWRGYEVSEDIFLLCLCCLLVAEETAVFGPYLTLGGPSGAPLRLLFLFCVTLLGLWMFLLLCLLAYFPAFPTQILGGALGCLSWRGLYQGWYRLGPSWYCPGRPGVGLFTTKEGGKPE, encoded by the exons ATGTTTCTCAATACCCTTCTGGTGGTCTTGACTGACCTGGCAGCCGGACTCATGGGAAGTGCCAAATTCCGCCGCCATTTTCACCTGTTCTTGTCAGGCCTGATTGTGTTTGGACCTGCCCTGAGCATGTGGGTCTCCCAACACAGCATCTTTGCCAAAAGGACAAATTTTCTTTACAG AGCATTCCTGCGCTCAGGCTGGGGATGGACCTGCATCTTCGTCGGCTCCTTTgtcttcctcctttccttctcagTGCGCAGATCCCTCGTTCTCTCACTACGACACCTGTCCAGGCTGGTGGTGGCAGGCGTGCTGTGGGTGGGGTTCCGAAAGCTTCTGGATGTCCTTGAGAACGCCACAGGGAGCTGCTACGAGCCCCTCAGCGTGGTAGATGGCCAGCCCACGGTGGACGGCCAGCCCTTCCTACTACTTCGGGAGGGGGCGAGCAAACAGTTGTGTGTGGGAAACGGCATGCTGTGGCGTGGCTATGAGGTCTCTGAGGACATCTTCTTGCTGTGTCTGTGCTGCCTGCTGGTGGCAGAGGAGACGGCCGTGTTCGGGCCCTACCTGACTCTGGGTGGGCCCTCGGGGGCCCCGCTGCGCCTGCTCTTCCTGTTCTGTGTCACTCTGCTAGGCCTCTGGATGTTCTTGCTTCTCTGCCTGCTGGCTTACTTCCCCGCATTCCCCACACAGATCTTAGGAGGGGCTCTGGGGTGTCTTAGTTGGAGGGGCCTGTATCAGGGCTGGTACCGCCTGGGCCCCAGCTGGTACTGTCCTGGACGACCAGGGGTGGGACTCTTCACCACGAAGGAAGGGGGGAAGCCTGAGTGA